The following coding sequences are from one Carassius gibelio isolate Cgi1373 ecotype wild population from Czech Republic chromosome B7, carGib1.2-hapl.c, whole genome shotgun sequence window:
- the cckar gene encoding cholecystokinin receptor type A, with protein METFTIHDMLINSTDIYKILCGLGIGNLSECKNDNNATSEPKDMNQTVRIVLYVLIFLLSFVGNSLIITVLLRNRRMRTVTNLFLLSLAVSDLMLCVFCMPFTLIPNLMKNFIFGTGMCKVATYFMGISVSVSTFNLVAISLERYSAICNPFKSRTWQTKSHAAKVITATWAVSFLLMLPYPIGSTLVPFIRSNNSTGNMCRLVWPSDVMQAWYVFLLLILFLVPGIIMMTAYGLTSLELYRGIKFEMANRKSNKEKEYGTPNLKNGDGDGCYLQPSKRKRPEPVTPGFTSPKSKLRRVCSNSPTANLMAKKRVIRMLLVIVGLFFLCWTPIFVVNAWRAFDRRSADRLLSGAPISFIHLLSYTSACVNPIVYCFMNKRFRQGVLATFSCCRDDVDEVSRSSTRRSARGAGGLGTLFGGSGKADANTQSSGTLTRLTDTSIRGSAQA; from the exons ATGGAGACATTTACGATTCACGATATGCTCATCAATTCCActgatatttataaaatattatgtggACTGGGAATCGGGAATTTGTCGGAGTGCAAAAATGACAATAACGCCACGTCCGAGCCAAAAG ACATGAACCAGACGGTGCGGATCGTGCTGTATGTGCTCATCTTCCTCCTGAGCTTCGTAGGAAACAGCCTGATCATCACGGTGCTGCTGCGGAACCGGCGCATGCGGACGGTAACGAACCTGTTCCTGCTGTCTCTGGCCGTCAGCGATCTGATGCTGTGCGTCTTCTGCATGCCCTTCACTCTCATCCCGAACCTCATGAAGAACTTCATCTTCGGCACCGGCATGTGTAAAGTGGCCACGTACTTCATGG GTATCTCGGTGAGTGTCTCCACATTCAACCTCGTGGCCATCTCTCTGGAGCGCTACAGTGCCATCTGCAACCCCTTTAAGTCCCGCACATGGCAGACGAAGTCCCATGCCGCAAAAGTCATCACAGCCACTTGGGCCGTGTCTTTTCTGCTCATGCTGCCTTATCCGATAGGCAGCACCCTGGTGCCTTTCATACGCAGTAACAACAGCACAGGCAACATGTGCCGCTTGGTTTGGCCCAGTGATGTCATGCAGGCCTG gtatgttTTTCTTTTGCTGATACTCTTTCTGGTGCCTGGGATCATAATGATGACGGCTTATGGCCTCACCTCACTCGAACTCTACAGGGGGATCAAATTTGAAATGGCTAACAGGAAGTCAAACAAAG AGAAGGAATACGGCACACCCAATCTGAAAAATGGTGACGGTGATGGCTGTTACCTCCAACCCTCCAAGAGAAAGCGTCCCGAACCCGTGACGCCGGGCTTCACAAGCCCCAAATCCAAACTGAGAAGGGTTTGCAGCAATAGCCCCACAGCAAACCTCATGGCCAAGAAACGGGTCATCCGCATGCTGCTGGTGATCGTGGGGCTGTTCTTCCTTTGCTGGACGCCGATCTTCGTGGTTAACGCCTGGCGAGCCTTTGACAGACGTTCAGCCGATCGTCTCCTCTCAGGAGCGCCGATATCCTTCATCCACCTGCTGTCCTACACCTCGGCCTGCGTCAACCCCATCGTCTACTGTTTTATGAACAAACGCTTCAGACAGGGCGTGCTGGCCACATTCAGCTGCTGTAGGGATGATGTGGATGAAGTGAGCAGGAGCAGCACCCGGCGTAGCGCCAGAGGAGCTGGAGGGCTGGGAACGCTGTTTGGTGGGAGCGGAAAGGCGGACGCTAACACGCAAAGCTCAGGAACGCTCACAAGGCTTACTGACACCAGTATCCGTGGCTCAGCACAAGCATAA